One window of the Trifolium pratense cultivar HEN17-A07 linkage group LG2, ARS_RC_1.1, whole genome shotgun sequence genome contains the following:
- the LOC123906970 gene encoding transcription factor MYC2-like yields MNLWSDDNSSVMEAFMTSSDLSTLWPSQPPPSSQPPQTTTGFNQDTLQQRLQALIEGSSEIWTYAIFWQPSYDYSGSSLLGWGDGYYKGEEDKSKSKSKSKATSPAEQEHRRKVLRELNSLISGNPVPEETSVDEEVTDTEWFFLVSMTQSFVNGSGLPGQAYFNSTPVWLTGGENLALSVCERARQGQEHGLQTLACIPSAHGVLELGSTELIYQNNDLMNKVKMLFNFNNNFDFGSSWQLGSNNSTVITHQGENDPSSIWLNDPETRDSVVDNNSLAATTTTTTATTNTSVSIPSHHQQHQQHQNNSNNQSLSVSVTKTIQFETHGSSTVTEVPSVVHVSSKQNQQGLFTKEMNLSEYGGSNGQQRSLKPESGEILSFGGESKKSSYVANNGNSNSNFFSGQSQLVSVAEENGNGNGNGNGKRRSPNSRGSNNDDGMLSFTSGVIVPPVNLKFSGVTGGGDSDHSDLEASVVKEMDSSRVVEPEKRPRKRGRKPANGREEPLNHVEAERQRREKLNQRFYALRAVVPNVSKMDKASLLGDAISYITELKTKLVKTESDKDELEKQLDSVKSEFQKVNENSSQPPPQPQQQQVPDKPSSNQALIDLDIDVKIIGWDAMIRVQCSKKNHPAAKLMAALMELDLEVHHASVSVVNDLMIQQATVKMGSRFYTQEQLRAALSSKVGDVQ; encoded by the coding sequence atgaaTCTTTGGAGCGACGACAACTCATCAGTAATGGAGGCTTTCATGACCTCCTCTGATTTATCCACCTTATGGCCATCACAACCACCGCCGTCGTCACAACCACCACAAACCACCACCGGATTCAACCAAGACACACTTCAACAACGTCTTCAAGCTTTAATCGAAGGCTCTTCTGAAATCTGGACTTACGCTATCTTCTGGCAACCGTCTTACGACTATTCCGGCTCTTCTCTTCTCGGTTGGGGTGACGGTTATTACAAAGGCGAAGAAgataaatcaaaatcaaaatcaaaatctaaaGCTACTTCACCTGCTGAACAAGAACACCGTAGAAAAGTTCTTCGAGAACTTAATTCTTTAATCTCCGGTAATCCGGTACCGGAAGAAACTTCCGTTGATGAAGAAGTTACTGATACGGAGTGGTTTTTTTTAGTTTCTATGACTCAATCTTTTGTTAACGGAAGTGGACTTCCTGGACAAGCTTATTTTAATTCAACTCCGGTGTGGTTAACCGGAGGTGAGAATCTCGCCCTCTCGGTTTGCGAGAGGGCGAGACAAGGTCAGGAACATGGTTTACAGACGCTGGCGTGTATACCGTCGGCGCACGGTGTTTTAGAGCTTGGATCTACTGAATTGATTTATCAGAATAACGATCTGATGAATAAAGTTAAGATgttgtttaattttaataataattttgattttggatCTTCTTGGCAATTAGGTAGTAATAATTCTACTGTAATTACTCATCAAGGTGAAAATGATCCTTCTTCAATTTGGCTTAATGATCCTGAAACTAGAGATTCTGTTGTTGATAATAATTCTCTTgctgcaacaacaacaacaacaacagcaacaacaaaCACTTCAGTTTCAATTCCAAGTCATCATCAGCAACATCAACAGCATCAGAACAATAGCAATAATCAGAGTTTGAGTGTGAGTGTGACGAAGACGATTCAATTTGAAACTCATGGTTCAAGTACTGTAACAGAAGTTCCTAGTGTTGTTCATGTTTCAAGTAAGCAGAATCAACAAGGATTGTTTACTAAGGAAATGAATCTTTCGGAATACGGTGGGAGTAACGGTCAGCAGCGTTCATTGAAGCCGGAATCGGGGGAGATTTTGAGTTTTGGTGGTGAGAGTAAAAAGAGTTCATATGTTGCTAATAATGGAAATTCGAATTCGAATTTTTTCTCGGGTCAATCACAGTTAGTTTCAGTTGCTGAGGAGAATGGGAATGGGAACGGAAATGGAAACGGGAAGAGGAGGTCTCCGAATTCGAGAGGAAGTAATAATGATGATGGAATGCTATCTTTTACTTCGGGTGTAATTGTTCCGCCGGTGAATTTGAAATTCTCTGGTGTTACTGGTGGTGGTGATTCGGACCATTCGGATCTGGAAGCTTCGGTGGTGAAGGAGATGGATAGTAGTCGTGTGGTGGAGCCGGAGAAGAGGCCGAGGAAGAGAGGGAGGAAGCCGGCGAATGGAAGAGAGGAACCGTTGAATCATGTTGAAGCTGAGAGGCAAAGAAGAGAGAAGCTGAATCAGAGATTTTATGCTCTTCGTGCAGTTGTTCCTAATGTTTCAAAGATGGATAAAGCTTCACTTTTGGGTGATGCTATATCTTACATTACTGAGTTGAAAACAAAGCTTGTGAAAACTGAATCTGATAAAGATGAATTGGAAAAGCAACTTGATTCAGTGAAGAGTGAGTTTCAGAAAGTCAATGAAAACTCGTCTCAGCCACCACCACaacctcaacaacaacaagtacCCGATAAACCCTCTTCCAATCAAGCTTTAATCGATTTAGATATTGACGTGAAGATTATAGGTTGGGATGCAATGATAAGGGTCCAATGCAGTAAGAAAAACCACCCTGCAGCGAAGTTGATGGCGGCGTTGATGGAGCTTGACCTAGAAGTGCACCACGCGAGTGTTTCCGTGGTGAATGATTTGATGATACAACAAGCAACCGTGAAGATGGGGAGTCGTTTTTACACGCAGGAACAGCTTCGGGCAGCATTGTCCTCTAAAGTCGGGGATGTTCAATAA
- the LOC123911323 gene encoding uncharacterized protein LOC123911323 gives MENKQSTSDTQDSSTMNFIDQRAHSSKGRGDPLNRRLKNRERQRRYRARKRKETGTANSFVVEQTATVPVQVEIQSNGNHNNFVMRVYCNRDWKKDARQAHLAKRQEMNGSIDHSLTVTLTNVLEATCLGVGNKSETMLDREIQYGSSSVVYNETPRTVLCRRDWKAEARRKKN, from the coding sequence ATGGAAAACAAGCAAAGTACCTCTGATACACAAGACAGTTCTACGATGAATTTCATTGATCAAAGAGCACACTCTTCTAAAGGGCGCGGCGACCCATTGAATCGACGTCTGAAGAATCGAGAGAGACAACGTAGATACAGGGCACGCAAGCGTAAAGAAACTGGAACCGCAAACTCTTTTGTTGTAGAGCAGACAGCAACAGTGCCAGTGCAAGTAGAGATACAATCAAACGGGAATCACAACAATTTCGTGATGCGCGTATATTGTAATCGAGATTGGAAAAAGGACGCAAGACAGGCTCATCTTGCGAAGCGTCAAGAGATGAACGGGTCTATTGATCATTCCTTGACAGTGACACTAACTAATGTACTTGAGGCGACATGCTTAGGCGTCGGGAATAAGTCGGAAACAATGCTTGATAGAGAAATTCAATATGGATCTTCTAGCGTTGTTTATAACGAAACGCCTAGGACTGTGCTCTGTCGTAGAGATTGGAAAGCAGAAGctagaagaaagaaaaactag
- the LOC123908743 gene encoding protein HAIKU1-like, with protein sequence MDNSKNRLNDSLGVNKLGKNIRKSPLHQPNFGNNAARPQPQPQVYNISKNDFRDIVQQLTGSPSQDHPPRPPHNPPKPQSMRLQKIRPPPLSPINRPRLPPPMPMPAAPPPVPYNNAPRPAHYGQPSPTPSPGDLWANTTDSPISAYMRYLQNSMMDPGSRGNQFQPQHHPYPQGPPQHPHPQGPQQHPHPQGPQQHPHPQGPQQHPYPQGPQQHPYPQGPQHQGQGNFQHQPPSSALLPTPGVPPIPSPRFNGPVPPMNATNHPVPSIPSPHGNGPPLLPSPTSQFLLPSPTGYMNLLSPRSPYPLLSPGFQFPSPLPNFQFSPMAQTGILGPGPQPPPSPGLMFPLSPSSFFAMPSPRWRDH encoded by the coding sequence ATGGATAATTCCAAAAACAGATTAAATGATAGTTTGGGTGTTAACAAATTGGGCAAGAATATAAGGAAGAGTCCTTTACATCAGCCGAATTTTGGCAATAATGCGGCTAGACCACAGCCTCAGCCGCAGGTTTACAACATAAGCAAGAACGATTTTCGGGATATTGTTCAGCAGCTTACTGGATCCCCGTCACAGGATCATCCACCTCGGCCTCCACATAATCCGCCAAAACCTCAGAGTATGCGTTTGCAGAAAATCAGACCTCCTCCACTATCGCCCATCAATCGACCTCGTTTGCCACCACCAATGCCAATGCCTGCAGCCCCTCCTCCAGTTCCTTACAATAATGCACCTAGACCTGCTCATTATGGACAACCATCGCCCACTCCTTCACCTGGGGATTTGTGGGCCAATACAACTGATTCACCAATTTCGGCATACATGCGTTATCTTCAGAATTCAATGATGGATCCAGGTTCTAGGGGTAACCAATTTCAGCCTCAACACCATCCATATCCTCAAGGGCCTCCACAACATCCACATCCTCAAGGGCCTCAGCAACATCCACACCCTCAAGGGCCACAACAGCATCCACACCCTCAAGGGCCTCAGCAACATCCATACCCTCAAGGGCCTCAACAACATCCATACCCTCAAGGGCCTCAACACCAAGGACAGGGCAATTTTCAGCATCAACCTCCTTCATCCGCTTTGCTTCCTACTCCTGGCGTGCCCCCGATTCCTTCTCCGAGATTTAATGGTCCTGTACCACCAATGAATGCCACTAATCATCCAGTGCCCAGTATTCCTTCACCACACGGAAATGGCCCTCCCCTTTTACCATCTCCTACCTCTCAATTTCTCTTGCCTTCTCCAACTGGTTACATGAATTTGCTGTCCCCTCGCTCACCTTATCCGCTATTGTCACCTGGCTTTCAGTTTCCATCACCACTACCTAATTTTCAGTTCTCACCCATGGCACAGACAGGGATTTTAGGTCCTGGCCCTCAACCACCACCTTCTCCCGGCCTTATGTTTCCATTATCTCCTTCAAGCTTTTTCGCCATGCCAAGTCCTAGGTGGAGAGATCACTAG
- the LOC123904293 gene encoding uncharacterized protein LOC123904293 → MGKTVKGRKKASLWRQWCDHVEVRYKRYIFELDDFCDDGVEHMEEEECPAMGAEIGNNRTGSSSRRTHFAEAWRDAKRNTHQSSTTFVHMQSEIWQPPPTAFVKCNIDSAMFMSEKKVSMGACIRDERGEFVAVFSIFRDGILTPAEAEAWGLLQGLECLATLGHSKVITEMDCKMVVNDVKHYKPKQSDLLSNYQDYAKQQANGSAHALARAAISHASRNTFDIIPSCIASIIF, encoded by the exons ATGGGTAAAACGGTGAAAGGTAGAAAGAAGGCGTCATTGTGGAGGCAGTGGTGTGATCATGTGGAGGTTAGATACAAGAGGTATATATTCG AACTTGACGATTTTTGCGATGACGGCGTGGAGCATATGGAGGAGGAGGAATGTCCAGCTATGGGAGCAGAAATTGGAAACAACAGAACAGGTTCTAGCTCGCGCAGAACACACTTTGCAGAGGCCTGGAGGGATGCTAAACGCAATACACATCAGAGTAGCACCACATTTGTGCATATGCAGTCTGAAATATGGCAACCACCACCAACAGCTTTTGTGAAATGCAACATCGATTCAGCTATGTTCATGTCGGAGAAGAAGGTGAGTATGGGAGCTTGCATTAGAGATGAAAGAGGGGAATTTGTTGCAGTATTTTCTATCTTCAGAGATGGCATCCTTACACCAGCAGAGGCGGAGGCATGGGGTTTGCTTCAAGGTCTCGAATGCCTCGCGACATTGGGTCATAGTAAAGTGATTACTGAGATGGATTGCAAAATGGTTGTAAATGATGTGAAACATTATAAGCCTAAACAATCGGA CTTACTTTCAAATTACCAAGACTATGCAAAGCAGCAAGCAAACGGTAGCGCTCATGCTCTTGCACGAGCAGCTATATCACATGCTTCTCGCAATACTTTTGATATAATTCCTTCTTGTATTgcttctattattttttaa